A stretch of Aspergillus nidulans FGSC A4 chromosome VI DNA encodes these proteins:
- a CDS encoding uncharacterized protein (transcript_id=CADANIAT00010192), with protein MISTPDSIFMDVIGLESCPKPLHGRVFKSGAVQQPFVPKDPFANAVYPSNSSQHLYERGVSGDPSSCEFWCSSRLKSRLNQPLPRLVNVPEPWAPIAGRGRGDHKPDSRLSRFSQPLRANCGVGLLDAKQGALKWSLQVHPSPSDDLIDRIQDKVLYHEVENWTISEKSREPLITPLTSAQRSISRKKYKRTLQGITADFIQHVEPVLRNWKDASKLDEKVRGILRDNDFGYLESRQYDIADVVTWAWVLMSASTYEATLRIFLLETEGQGKEAVPKRNIPVFIPLLLLRQKLDLKTFRLLLVYSLHHITMASIDPDTCARFVVRLFSHARRLWPEVLLPIAQAFRFYLREYRRYRFNFVMAKLDRFIQLLALPPGPRPYVSASIRQQAQFELLKAMAEMHLASSVSRRGYQALAAVQLAHKKTAAEREFAKLKTPSWPPWKEERSGIDSTKGAEGTKSRAMRVISQMSEAGHPRSLWEDVAGILAGWDTDNSPTIQTRAMVRPPKHLLGSSKQENHPAIWEARIRSTRTVREAWAAFTAYESRTRQPHATVYYAMGEKLVFERKERNKRPVAKDIQTSLALPGDGPEVFPEPASARDWIYTPTDPPKLNHFLRRMISQGIRPSGRFLALLLQHATTFHDALHYLSCSDLTNQQMMALLSVDEDILGSDGEYKKVLNEVPEYLFSAFIRLLCRCSTSTKRSSPQAESQVANCFPVLTSNWANSQSQFPTLFSYAAQSRNTREPLNLKLLTHAVKLVRKRDSRNPQGWVQLLAGLCSNRIFSDNPNTHPRLTEMLLVWHEVLEVTNWMAERNIDLGSEGFRILCRSFSRAVAAGVKDETSMRKGQETVAKASRRRRVLPEVDPSSFEDFVNSGLTTLKRQFDRLVLVEPKTYILFDSFRESLETRTGSKVTVPVMHDIPSPAVLHAFVRALGLAEDSDGLLNLLRWMSQHALTLKKRSDEYTNGDMLMRRTIVAVRTFLEGYWGKRRSAPAAYEPAVADHITQSDSDGMPKFSDPALQEAYDIVTATEVWGPWPRDEEVWEYFEHAQG; from the exons ATGATATCCACGCCGGATTCTATATTTATGGATGTCATCGGTCTGGAATCATGCCCCAAACCGCTCCATGGTCGTGTCTTTAAGAGCGGCGCAGTCCAGCAGCCGTTTGTTCCGAAAG ACCCATTCGCCAATGCTGTCTATCCCTCAAATTCCAGCCAGCATCTGTACGAGAGAGGTGTTTCCGGAGACCCTTCATCTTGCGAGTTCTGGTGTTCATCCAGGCTCAAGTCTCGTCTGAATCAGCCACTTCCGCGTCTGGTAAACGTTCCGGAGCCATGGGCTCCCATCGCAGGACGCGGTAGAGGGGACCATAAGCCGGATTCAAGGCTTTCTCGTTTTTCGCAGCCGTTGCGAGCCAATTGCGGAGTTGGTCTTCTCGACGCCAAGCAGGGAGCTTTGAAATGGTCGCTGCAGGTCCACCCAAGTCCATCGGACGATTTGATTGACAGGATTCAAGACAAGGTGTTGTATCATGAGGTCGAGAATTGGACAATTTCTGAGAAATCCAGGGAGCCTCTCATCACTCCATTAACGTCAGCTCAACGGTCTATATCTCGGAAGAAGTACAAAAGAACATTGCAAGGAATCACCGCAGATTTTATTCAACATGTTGAACCTGTCCTGCGAAATTGGAAAGACGCATCAAAACTTGACGAGAAAGTACGAGGTATACTTCGTGATAACGACTTTGGTTACTTGGAATCCCGACAGTATGATATAGCTGACGTGGTTACGTGGGCGTGGGTGCTTATGAGTGCTTCTACATATGAGGCCACCCTCCGCATTTTCCTTTTGGAAACAGAGGGACAGGGGAAAGAAGCCGTTCCTAAAAGGAACATACCCGTCTTCAttccactcctcctcctgcgacAGAAGCTTGACCTGAAGACATTTCGTTTACTACTGGTGTATTCTCTGCACCACATTACTATGGCTTCAATTGATCCAGACACCTGCGCTAGATTCGTTGTCCGCTTGTTTTCTCATGCTCGACGGTTGTGGCCGGAAGTGCTGCTTCCTATCGCACAGGCATTTAGATTCTATCTTCGCGAGTATCGACGTTACCGATTCAATTTTGTGATGGCAAAGCTCGATAGATTCATTCAGCTTCTTGCTTTGCCTCCTGGACCTCGTCCCTATGTGTCGGCCTCCATACGGCAACAAGCACAATTTGAGTTGCTGAAAGCCATGGCAGAAATGCATCTCGCTTCGTCAGTTTCGCGGCGAGGTTATCAAGCTTTGGCTGCTGTCCAACTAGCCCATAAGAAGACGGCTGCCGAACGCGAATTCGCCAAATTGAAGACGCCCTCATGGCCAccgtggaaggaggaaagatCTGGAATTGACTCAACCAAGGGTGCGGAAGGCACGAAAAGCCGCGCAATGCGTGTTATATCTCAAATGAGTGAAGCAGGTCATCCTCGTTCTCTTTGGGAAGATGTCGCAGGTATCTTGGCGGGGTGGGATACGGACAACAGCCCAACGATACAAACTAGGGCAATGGTGCGCCCACCGAAACACCTGCTTGGGTCGTCAAAACAGGAAAATCATCCTGCTATCTGGGAGGCACGAATACGCTCCACGAGGACAGTGCGGGAGGCTTGGGCCGCCTTCACAGCCTACGAAAGTCGAACCCGTCAGCCCCATGCTACTGTCTACTATGCAATGGGCGAGAAGCTTGTCTTCGAACGAAAAGAACGAAACAAGCGGCCTGTGGCAAAGGATATTCAAACTAGCCTCGCATTGCCTGGCGATGGCCCGGAAGTTTTCCCAGAACCTGCTTCCGCGCGAGACTGGATCTACACTCCTACGGATCCCCCTAAGTTGAATCATTTCCTCAGAAGAATGATATCTCAGGGGATCCGCCCATCTGGTAGATTTTTGGCCTTGCTTTTGCAACACGCAACAACGTTTCACGATGCTCTACATTATCTTAGCTGCAGCGATTTGACAAATCAACAAATGATGGCGTTGCTcagcgttgatgaggatatcttgGGCAGTGATGGCGAGTATAAGAAGGTGCTGAATGAAGTACCAGAGTATCTCTTTTCTGCCTTTATCCGCTTGCTATGCAGGTGTTCTACTTCTACCAAACGATCCTCGCCGCAAGCAGAAAGTCAAGTCGCAAATTGTTTCCCCGTTCTTACGAGTAACTGGGCAAATTCCCAATCACAGTTCCCCACCCTTTTTTCGTACGCTGCCCAATCCCGGAATACCAGGGAGCCTCTGAACTTAAAGCTTCTTACCCACGCGGTAAAGCTGGTACGAAAGCGAGACTCGCGGAATCCTCAGGGATGGGTTCAGCTTCTGGCAGGCCTTTGCTCAAACCGCATTTTTAGTGACAACCCAAACACTCATCCTCGTCTTACTGAAATGCTCCTCGTCTGGCATGAGGTCTTGGAAGTTACCAACTGGATGGCTGAGCGCAACATCGATTTGGGATCTGAAGGTTTTCGAATACTCTGCCGAAGTTTCTCCCGCGCAGTGGCCGCTGGGGTGAAAGACGAAACATCCATGAGGAAGGGCCAGGAAACAGTGGCCAAAGCTTCGCGCAGACGAAGAGTACTGCCCGAAGTTGATCCGTCAAGTTTTGAGGATTTTGTGAATTCCGGTCTAACTACTCTCAAACGCCAGTTTGACCGACTTGTTCTTGTGGAACCAAAGACGTATATCCTGTTCGACTCCTTCAGGGAATCTCTTGAAACACGAACTGGATCTAAAGTGACGGTGCCTGTTATGCATGACATCCCTTCGCCTGCTGTTCTCCACGCATTCGTCCGAGCTCTCGGGTTAGCGGAAGACTCGGATGGGCTGCTAAACCTTCTTCGGTGGATGAGCCAGCATGCGCTGACCCTTAAGAAAAGGTCTGATGAGTATACGAATGGGGATATGTTAATGCGGCGCACTATTGTCGCAGTCCGCACGTTTCTTGAGGGGTATTGGGGGAAAAGGCGATCAGCCCCCGCGGCATATGAGCCTGCAGTTGCGGATCATATTACACAGAGTGATAGTGATGGTATGCCGAAGTTCTCAGATCCAGCACTGCAAGAGGCATATGACATTGTCACCGCAACAGAAGTCTGGGGTCCTTGGCCCAGGGACGAGGAAGTCTGGGAATATTTCGAGCATGCGCAGGGGTAA
- a CDS encoding putative mitochondrial methylglutaconyl-CoA hydratase (Auh) (transcript_id=CADANIAT00010193) has protein sequence MPPRLTRLALPIRASPTVSLRVKVARYSTSPDDAVIQTQYVPAPGSGNIRVLLLNRPNARNALSKNLLTSLAQHVNSISAEGGNGPTRALVIGSNADSAFCAGADLKERLHMTKDETNAFLAKLRGTFRDLAALPVPTISAVSSLALGGGLELALCTHLRVFGSNSTVALPETKLAIIPGAGGTYRLPSLIGVNRARDLILTGRRVTGPEAYFIGLCDRLVEILPEEEQKEGAAREKVLRESIKLALDICDGGPIAIKQALKAVNGYEQGEAAENEAYDGVVETEDRREALIAFAEKRKPAFRGR, from the exons ATGCCTCCTCGTCTTACGCGTCTGGCGCTTCCAATTCGAGCTTCGCCGACCGTCTCGCTGCGTGTGAAGGTCGCGAGATACAGCACCAGTCCCGACGATGCCGTGATTCAGACTCAATACGTCCCTGCgcctggatctggaaatATTCGCGTCCTTCTCCTGAACAGACCGAATGCTCGAAATGCACTGTCCAAAAACCTTCTGACCTCGTTAGCTCAGCATGTCAATTCGATCTCTGCCGAGGGTGGTAACGGGCCGACTAGAGCTTTGGTCATCGGTAGCAATGCTGACTCCGCCTTTTGCGCGGGAGCTGATCTTAAGGAGCGACTGCATATGACAAAGGATGA AACAAACGCATTCTTGGCCAAGCTGAGAGGCACATTCCGCGACCTTGCTGCTCTTCCGGTCCCTACCATCTCTGCTGTATCTTCCCTAGCCCTGGGTGGCGGTCTCGAGCTCGCCCTTTGCACGCATCTCCGCGTTTTCGGCTCCAACAGCACCGTCGCCCTACCCGAGACGAAGCTGGCGATCATCCCTGGCGCAGGCGGTACTTATCGCCTTCCGTCGCTGATTGGTGTGAACCGTGCCCGGGACCTCATACTTACCGGACGCCGTGTGACGGGACCTGAGGCATACTTTATCGGGCTGTGCGATCGACTGGTTGAGATCCTTCcggaagaggagcagaaggaggGTGCTGCGCGTGAGAAGGTACTGCGTGAGAGCATCAAGCTTGCTCTGGACATCTGTGACGGTGGTCCCATTGCCATAAAGCAGGCATTGAAAGCAGTCAACGGGTATGAGCAGGGTGAGGCGGCAGAGAACGAGGCGTATGATGGTGTTGTCGAGACGGAGGACAGGCGCGAGGCTCTGATTGCGttcgcggagaagaggaagcctGCTTTCCGGGGCCGATAA